One segment of Candidatus Nitrospira nitrosa DNA contains the following:
- a CDS encoding DUF2207 domain-containing protein: MIRHTASILRSGFPPILITLWLVVGVVLIVSPPAQGRTMVIEQFHTEIQVLTDGDLIVTETIRPRFTGSWNGLKREIPIEYRTPQGFNYTLWLNLVSATDEHHVPLKYESAHDRHYQVFTIWLPGAQDTTKTLILTYRVSNGLKYFEEHDELYWNVTGDEWDVPIESAEARILLPPRATGIKALAFSGAYGAREQQADVSITGPEIRYRMTRPLGFREGLTAVVGWDKGLVIEPSSLNLTGFFLRSNWPLVLPIGVFGLMWRLWYLRGRDPHRRPITVAYEPPGQLTPAEIGTLIDNSPDLRDITATVVDLAVRGFVRIEECQEPQLLGLWSSTEFSLHQVKFSGEWTELKPHEQTIMNGIFANGQVTVVALSDLNHRFYTYLDGIKSSLLEQLLQKGYYASRPDRVRYTYVAIGIATVVASLYGAAFLQEHYGLALQTGLAGGLLSSTIIMGFGWLMPARTIRGTWVLEQILGFEEFLTRVESDRFDRVIKTPQMFEKYLPFAMALGVEHNWARAFEGIYTQPPTWYQGRDLADFRPHRFVDNLSRMSTTTGAMMTSAPRSSSGSGFRSGRSSAGSSGGGFGGGGGSGF, from the coding sequence GTGATAAGGCACACCGCATCGATCCTCAGATCCGGATTTCCCCCCATACTCATCACCCTGTGGCTTGTGGTCGGTGTCGTCCTGATCGTCAGTCCTCCCGCACAGGGACGGACGATGGTCATCGAACAGTTCCACACCGAGATTCAGGTGCTTACGGATGGGGACCTCATCGTCACCGAAACGATCCGCCCTCGATTTACAGGTTCGTGGAACGGGTTGAAACGTGAGATCCCGATCGAATATCGAACTCCGCAAGGATTCAATTACACCTTATGGTTGAATCTCGTCAGTGCCACGGACGAGCACCATGTCCCGCTGAAATATGAGAGTGCTCACGATCGGCATTATCAAGTCTTTACGATCTGGTTGCCTGGTGCTCAGGACACCACCAAGACGCTGATTCTGACCTATAGGGTATCTAATGGGCTGAAATACTTTGAAGAACACGACGAACTGTACTGGAACGTGACCGGCGACGAATGGGACGTGCCGATCGAATCAGCGGAGGCACGAATTCTTCTTCCTCCCAGAGCGACAGGTATCAAAGCTCTCGCGTTCAGCGGTGCCTACGGAGCACGTGAGCAACAAGCGGATGTCAGTATTACCGGCCCTGAAATTCGCTATCGGATGACGCGCCCACTCGGCTTTCGTGAGGGGCTCACGGCTGTGGTCGGCTGGGATAAGGGACTCGTCATCGAGCCAAGTTCGCTGAACTTGACTGGTTTCTTTCTCCGATCCAACTGGCCGTTGGTCCTCCCGATCGGCGTCTTTGGTCTGATGTGGCGTCTGTGGTATCTGCGAGGCCGTGATCCACATCGACGTCCCATCACGGTCGCGTATGAACCTCCGGGACAGCTGACACCCGCCGAGATCGGAACTCTTATTGACAACTCGCCGGATCTTCGCGATATCACGGCAACCGTGGTGGACCTCGCCGTTCGCGGATTTGTCCGCATTGAGGAATGCCAGGAACCCCAGCTCCTCGGCTTGTGGTCAAGCACAGAGTTCTCTCTGCACCAAGTGAAGTTCTCCGGGGAGTGGACGGAGCTCAAGCCGCATGAACAGACCATCATGAACGGAATCTTTGCGAACGGTCAGGTGACAGTCGTTGCCCTCTCAGATCTGAACCATCGCTTCTACACCTATCTTGATGGAATCAAGTCATCCCTTCTCGAGCAACTCCTGCAGAAGGGATACTATGCGAGTCGGCCGGATCGCGTCCGGTACACCTATGTGGCCATCGGTATCGCTACTGTAGTCGCGTCACTCTACGGAGCAGCATTCCTCCAGGAGCACTATGGGCTGGCACTCCAGACCGGTCTCGCAGGGGGGCTGCTGTCCAGCACGATCATCATGGGATTCGGATGGTTGATGCCTGCGAGAACGATTCGTGGCACTTGGGTGTTGGAGCAGATACTTGGCTTCGAGGAATTCCTGACCCGAGTTGAGTCCGATCGTTTTGATCGAGTCATCAAGACTCCTCAGATGTTTGAGAAGTACCTGCCCTTTGCCATGGCTTTGGGCGTGGAGCACAATTGGGCCCGCGCCTTCGAGGGCATTTACACGCAACCGCCCACCTGGTATCAAGGACGGGATCTCGCTGACTTTCGCCCTCACCGCTTTGTCGACAATCTCTCGCGGATGTCGACCACAACCGGGGCGATGATGACCTCTGCACCAAGAAGTTCTAGTGGGTCCGGCTTCCGTAGCGGGAGGTCATCCGCCGGATCGTCGGGGGGAGGCTTTGGTGGCGGAGGGGGAAGCGGATTCTAA
- a CDS encoding outer membrane beta-barrel protein: MKIVNHGRRWANGIGWFLVVWGGGATMSVCEAQDLSQRSAERAATMPSPVGSTETVTTGWHYGAYVDVGYIGNLNTPDNHLWRSRATASHHNELSPNMGLAYVRKDARETSRWGMELGFQGGRDSEEFAFLVGERRVEGSDVLRHLHRANVSYLAPVGKGLAITAGLFNSLMGYESLYAKDNANYTRSWIADNTPYMMFGVNAQYPVSDVLTVTAFVVNSYYHLAHPNDHPSYGGRWIWKATPRFTLMQTLYAGPDQANTSMEFWRLYGNQILEWKGDDVTIAASLDIGTERIASQSGNPRAFVMGGNLVVRWHVTGPWSVALRPEFYWDRNGRWTGAEQFVKAITSTVEYQLSYKWANTIVRVEHRYDDSTGVGGGFFKNGEIRPGVAGLTPGQHLFLLGVLLSFDSP, translated from the coding sequence ATGAAGATCGTGAACCATGGGCGCCGTTGGGCCAACGGTATCGGCTGGTTTTTGGTCGTATGGGGGGGGGGCGCGACGATGTCTGTGTGTGAGGCTCAAGATCTCAGTCAACGATCAGCAGAACGCGCAGCAACTATGCCCAGTCCTGTCGGCTCCACGGAGACTGTTACGACCGGCTGGCACTATGGGGCGTATGTGGATGTGGGGTATATCGGGAATTTGAATACCCCCGACAACCATCTCTGGCGAAGCCGCGCCACCGCTTCTCATCACAACGAGCTCTCTCCCAACATGGGACTGGCCTATGTGCGCAAGGATGCGAGAGAGACGTCACGTTGGGGTATGGAACTGGGTTTCCAGGGAGGGCGAGACTCCGAAGAGTTTGCGTTCTTGGTGGGCGAGAGACGCGTCGAGGGATCGGATGTGCTCCGACATCTTCATCGTGCGAATGTGTCGTATCTTGCTCCGGTCGGCAAAGGGCTGGCGATCACCGCCGGTCTATTCAACAGTTTGATGGGGTATGAGTCGCTCTATGCAAAAGACAATGCCAACTACACGCGATCATGGATTGCGGACAACACGCCGTATATGATGTTTGGCGTGAATGCCCAGTATCCTGTGAGCGACGTTCTCACCGTCACGGCCTTTGTCGTGAACAGTTATTATCATCTTGCCCATCCTAACGATCACCCTAGTTATGGAGGTCGATGGATCTGGAAAGCCACACCACGATTCACCCTCATGCAGACACTTTATGCAGGACCGGACCAAGCAAATACGTCGATGGAGTTCTGGCGATTGTACGGCAATCAGATCCTAGAATGGAAAGGCGACGACGTGACTATCGCGGCGTCTCTCGATATTGGAACTGAACGCATTGCAAGTCAGTCGGGTAATCCCCGAGCCTTTGTTATGGGTGGCAACCTGGTTGTGAGGTGGCATGTCACCGGTCCCTGGTCTGTGGCCCTGCGCCCAGAATTCTACTGGGATCGGAATGGTCGATGGACCGGTGCGGAACAGTTCGTGAAAGCCATTACTTCCACAGTCGAGTACCAGCTCTCTTATAAATGGGCGAATACGATTGTGCGGGTGGAACATCGTTATGACGACTCAACTGGGGTGGGAGGTGGGTTTTTCAAGAACGGTGAGATCCGTCCCGGTGTCGCCGGTCTTACTCCTGGGCAGCATCTCTTCTTGCTGGGGGTCCTGTTGAGCTTCGATTCGCCCTAA
- the hflK gene encoding FtsH protease activity modulator HflK produces the protein MVWDPKDPWGKKPDPLEDALKQAQSQLKDLFPSGGLKNLLPSGGVWNLIIAAVFILFVWQAVFIVAPDEEGVVKRFGVPVRTVEPGPHFKIPFAETILQPKVAKLYRVEVGFRTSQQGRQQMVPQEALMLTGDMNILAIEFIVQYKIKESREFLFNVADIHETIGKAAEASMREVVGKSKIDEALTTGKAVIQQDTLTLLQTILDQYQSGVQIAAVQLQDVDPPEAVAAAFKDVTNAKEDREKLINQAQGYRNDIIPRAKGEAAELVNRARGFAQARLNRAQGETNRFLATLKEYNQAKDVISKRIYIETMEEILPSMEKIIIDGKGGERLLPYLPLDRRSKPTSLTGAKTPPQAEGEESRPESPTLKPRGSRS, from the coding sequence ATGGTCTGGGACCCAAAAGATCCGTGGGGCAAGAAGCCTGATCCGCTTGAGGACGCGCTCAAACAGGCGCAGTCTCAACTCAAAGATCTCTTCCCCTCAGGTGGGCTCAAAAATCTTTTGCCTTCCGGCGGAGTCTGGAATCTCATCATTGCTGCGGTGTTCATCTTGTTCGTCTGGCAGGCGGTCTTTATCGTCGCGCCGGATGAAGAAGGTGTCGTCAAGCGGTTCGGTGTGCCGGTTCGGACGGTCGAGCCGGGTCCCCACTTCAAAATCCCCTTCGCTGAGACCATCCTCCAACCCAAGGTGGCAAAACTCTACCGGGTCGAGGTCGGCTTTCGCACCAGCCAGCAGGGCCGCCAGCAAATGGTGCCCCAAGAAGCCTTGATGTTGACCGGCGATATGAACATCCTGGCAATCGAATTTATCGTGCAATACAAGATCAAAGAATCCCGCGAGTTTCTGTTCAACGTGGCGGATATCCATGAGACCATCGGCAAAGCTGCGGAAGCCTCCATGCGGGAAGTGGTGGGGAAGAGCAAGATCGACGAAGCCTTAACCACCGGCAAAGCCGTCATTCAGCAAGACACCCTGACGCTCTTACAGACGATCTTGGATCAATACCAATCCGGTGTGCAGATTGCTGCGGTGCAGCTGCAAGACGTGGATCCGCCGGAAGCGGTCGCCGCCGCCTTCAAGGATGTGACGAACGCCAAGGAAGATCGAGAAAAGCTCATCAATCAAGCACAGGGGTATCGTAACGACATCATTCCAAGAGCCAAGGGTGAAGCGGCTGAACTGGTGAACCGAGCCAGGGGGTTTGCGCAGGCCCGCCTCAACCGTGCCCAGGGAGAGACAAACCGGTTCCTCGCCACCCTGAAAGAGTACAATCAGGCAAAAGATGTGATCAGCAAGCGGATTTACATCGAGACAATGGAAGAGATCCTGCCGAGCATGGAGAAGATCATCATCGATGGGAAGGGTGGAGAGCGCTTGCTCCCGTATCTTCCGTTGGATCGCCGCTCCAAACCGACGTCCCTGACCGGAGCCAAGACACCCCCACAGGCAGAGGGTGAAGAGTCGAGGCCGGAATCGCCCACGCTGAAACCGAGAGGCTCACGATCATGA
- a CDS encoding response regulator, whose product MSQEAAILLIEDEPEIRRFLRTTLPAHGFRLYEAMTGKDGLAEAKARNPDLILLDLGLPDLEGNEVIRQIRDWTTTPIIVLSARDQEHAKVAALDLGADDYVTKPFGVQELLARVRTALRHAAQSADAPDSVFVLGDLKVDLGRRQVFVSGKEVHLTPIEYRLLTTLIRYAGKVLTHRQLLKEVWGPLHVEEGHYLRVYMRQLRNKLERTPAHPRYLMTELGVGYRLRME is encoded by the coding sequence ATGTCTCAGGAAGCAGCGATCCTCTTGATCGAGGACGAACCAGAAATCCGACGTTTTCTCAGGACGACCTTGCCTGCACATGGTTTTCGACTCTACGAAGCCATGACGGGCAAGGATGGACTCGCAGAAGCGAAAGCAAGGAATCCGGATCTCATCCTGCTTGACTTAGGACTCCCTGACCTCGAGGGAAACGAGGTGATCCGCCAGATAAGGGATTGGACCACAACGCCTATTATCGTCCTGTCTGCTCGCGACCAAGAACATGCAAAAGTCGCTGCCCTCGACCTTGGTGCCGACGACTATGTGACGAAGCCATTCGGGGTACAGGAACTTCTCGCACGGGTGCGAACAGCGCTCCGACATGCGGCACAATCTGCCGATGCCCCTGACTCGGTATTTGTGCTCGGCGATCTGAAGGTCGATCTCGGGCGGCGACAGGTATTTGTCTCAGGGAAGGAGGTTCATCTCACACCGATTGAATACAGGCTTCTTACTACGCTGATCAGGTACGCCGGGAAAGTGCTGACTCATCGCCAGCTGCTAAAGGAAGTCTGGGGGCCCCTCCATGTGGAGGAAGGACACTACCTACGGGTCTACATGCGTCAGTTGCGTAACAAATTGGAGAGAACTCCCGCCCATCCTCGGTATCTCATGACGGAACTGGGGGTTGGTTATCGGCTCCGGATGGAATGA
- a CDS encoding M23 family metallopeptidase: protein MAQTTNQDGGTYTVVVFRGSTAKPLRFSFSKKLLRTLLTCVGLLVVADLLVVSHYVVRTGEVWELSAFRSEAMSAREQTAAFTAAIDDLKKRIGAMNEVNQRLRVMLGIEVPKSGDMVNGRGGEDVPLIEGGAMPGPTGNVGTGPASSGSSKDSGERPTQDSASGVDPSKDHLEAVAAVKDGLEWLSKATTAQERILSELSDAAEQRSSRWASTPSIWPVKGWVTSGFGPRVSPFTEKPAWHDGLDIGAAPNTPVRAPAQGRVTTTGYDPKLGNMVRLDHGFGVETLYGHLAKSLVKEGQRVDRGDVIALVGSSGLSTGPHLHYMVKLNGQALDPAKYILE, encoded by the coding sequence ATGGCTCAGACAACGAATCAAGACGGCGGGACCTATACGGTTGTCGTCTTTCGAGGGTCCACGGCAAAACCACTACGATTCAGCTTTTCGAAAAAGCTTCTCCGGACGCTGCTGACCTGTGTCGGCCTTCTTGTTGTTGCCGATCTGCTTGTCGTTTCCCACTATGTTGTGAGGACAGGAGAGGTCTGGGAGCTGTCTGCATTCCGCAGTGAGGCAATGAGTGCGCGTGAGCAGACTGCGGCGTTTACGGCAGCCATTGATGATCTCAAGAAGCGAATTGGGGCCATGAACGAGGTCAATCAGCGCCTTCGGGTGATGCTCGGGATCGAGGTTCCAAAATCAGGTGATATGGTGAATGGCCGAGGCGGTGAGGACGTTCCCCTTATTGAAGGAGGAGCCATGCCAGGCCCAACTGGAAACGTGGGTACGGGTCCAGCAAGTTCGGGAAGTTCCAAGGATAGCGGAGAGAGACCCACCCAGGATTCTGCTTCGGGCGTTGATCCATCTAAAGATCATCTTGAAGCGGTTGCTGCCGTGAAGGATGGCCTGGAATGGCTCTCGAAAGCCACGACAGCCCAAGAACGCATCTTGTCTGAGTTATCAGACGCTGCGGAACAACGCTCCTCTCGATGGGCTTCGACGCCTTCTATTTGGCCGGTCAAGGGTTGGGTGACATCAGGGTTTGGTCCACGGGTTTCTCCCTTCACTGAGAAGCCAGCATGGCATGATGGGTTGGATATTGGGGCGGCCCCCAATACTCCGGTTCGTGCGCCGGCACAAGGCCGGGTGACCACAACAGGCTATGATCCGAAGCTCGGGAATATGGTCCGCCTTGACCATGGGTTCGGGGTTGAAACGCTCTATGGGCATTTGGCCAAGTCCTTGGTCAAAGAAGGCCAGAGAGTCGACCGTGGCGATGTCATTGCGTTAGTCGGCAGTTCAGGTCTGTCGACTGGTCCCCACCTGCACTATATGGTGAAGCTGAACGGACAGGCGCTCGATCCGGCCAAGTACATCTTGGAATAG
- a CDS encoding M20/M25/M40 family metallo-hydrolase — protein sequence MEHEQRLRAFIAETRPRFEDLLGQMVEVPSISMDSSRAGEMRRMAELAKQYLGDLGANPHIVETGGAPIVSGGWTVGAEYPTVTIYNHLDVQPAQEPEWKQAPFAFRNDCGIYHGRGATDDKGPALTALFAARYAIEQGVPINIRFLWELEEEIGSPNFRVGLKDRTAIPRPDSVIVSDTIWIAKGRPAVPYGLRGLLGARLVLRTGEKDAHSGVTGGAARNPLAELIEVAHACLDARTGRVKIPGFYDDVLEPTKAEIKSFLKSGFRVKDFKEAYGFRSLRVQDPADVLRRIWASPTFEIHGLSGGYHGQGVKTVVPGHAELKISMRLVPNQVPERVFALFKKYVAKINPTIKVEREGMLHPFQGSFAGPYVDCVKRAVKAGFGKEPAFVREGGSIGAVVTMKNMWKVPILFMGLSLPEHGYHAPNEYFDWGQASGGMKAFACYFEELARMGKG from the coding sequence ATGGAACATGAACAACGACTGCGGGCCTTTATCGCGGAAACGCGACCGAGGTTTGAGGATCTCTTGGGCCAGATGGTGGAAGTGCCATCGATCAGTATGGATTCGTCTCGTGCAGGCGAGATGCGGCGTATGGCGGAGCTCGCGAAGCAGTATCTCGGCGATTTAGGGGCCAATCCGCACATCGTCGAGACCGGTGGGGCCCCTATTGTTTCGGGCGGCTGGACAGTGGGGGCTGAGTATCCCACCGTCACGATTTACAATCACCTGGATGTACAGCCTGCGCAAGAGCCTGAGTGGAAACAGGCTCCCTTCGCGTTTCGGAACGATTGCGGGATCTACCATGGCCGGGGGGCTACTGATGATAAGGGGCCGGCCCTGACGGCGCTATTCGCTGCCAGATATGCGATCGAGCAAGGGGTGCCGATCAATATTCGGTTCTTATGGGAGCTGGAGGAAGAGATTGGTAGCCCGAATTTTCGGGTGGGTCTTAAAGATCGTACGGCGATCCCGAGGCCGGACTCGGTGATCGTGTCGGATACAATCTGGATCGCCAAGGGGCGGCCTGCGGTCCCCTATGGTTTGCGTGGCCTGCTCGGAGCACGCCTAGTTTTGCGCACCGGAGAAAAAGATGCGCATTCCGGCGTGACAGGGGGGGCGGCTCGGAACCCACTGGCTGAGCTGATTGAGGTTGCACACGCCTGCCTTGACGCGCGAACCGGGAGAGTGAAGATTCCCGGCTTCTATGATGATGTGCTTGAACCCACGAAGGCCGAGATCAAGAGCTTCCTGAAATCAGGTTTCCGGGTCAAGGATTTCAAGGAAGCCTATGGCTTCCGATCACTACGGGTTCAGGATCCTGCCGATGTCCTGCGGCGGATTTGGGCTTCGCCGACGTTCGAAATTCATGGTCTCAGCGGGGGATATCATGGACAGGGTGTGAAGACTGTCGTGCCTGGGCATGCTGAACTTAAGATAAGTATGCGCCTGGTTCCAAACCAGGTTCCTGAACGTGTATTTGCCCTCTTCAAGAAATACGTTGCCAAGATCAATCCGACCATCAAGGTAGAGCGAGAGGGGATGCTCCATCCATTTCAGGGGAGCTTTGCCGGGCCTTATGTGGATTGTGTGAAGCGGGCCGTGAAGGCAGGATTCGGAAAAGAACCAGCCTTCGTACGAGAGGGAGGATCAATCGGGGCGGTTGTCACGATGAAGAATATGTGGAAGGTTCCAATCTTATTCATGGGGCTGAGCTTGCCGGAACATGGCTATCATGCGCCCAATGAATATTTCGACTGGGGGCAAGCTTCCGGTGGAATGAAGGCATTTGCCTGTTACTTTGAGGAGTTAGCACGAATGGGAAAGGGTTAG
- the hflC gene encoding protease modulator HflC gives MTKQGFALTLLAVIIALFVLGASPLFVVDVIQTAIVVQLGKPVRNITEPGLYLKVPFVQEVTYFDKRLLDYDSNAQDVITSDKKTLLLDNFAKWRIVDPLKVYQNFQSQRGALQRLHDIIYSELRVELGRHELLEIVSSTRADIMKVVTERAKEKAAGYGIDIQDVRIKRADLPEQNEKAVFARMQAERERQAKQYRAEGAEEAQKIRSEAEKDREIILAQAYKESEELRGGGDAKAFRIYADAYRQDQKFFEFTRSMEAYKSAFKDGSTLVMSPDSEFFRYLKQR, from the coding sequence ATGACCAAGCAGGGATTCGCACTGACACTCCTTGCCGTGATCATCGCGTTATTTGTGCTGGGGGCCTCTCCGCTCTTCGTTGTAGACGTCATCCAGACCGCGATCGTCGTCCAGCTCGGGAAACCCGTTCGAAACATCACCGAACCAGGGCTCTACCTGAAAGTTCCGTTCGTCCAAGAAGTCACCTACTTCGACAAACGGCTCTTGGATTATGACTCGAACGCCCAGGACGTCATTACCTCGGACAAGAAGACCCTCTTGCTGGATAATTTTGCGAAATGGCGCATTGTCGACCCCTTGAAGGTGTATCAGAACTTCCAGAGCCAGCGAGGCGCGCTCCAACGCCTGCACGATATCATCTATTCCGAGCTCCGGGTGGAGTTAGGTCGGCACGAATTGCTCGAAATCGTCTCGAGCACGAGAGCGGACATTATGAAAGTAGTTACCGAACGAGCCAAGGAAAAGGCTGCGGGGTACGGCATCGATATTCAGGATGTACGGATCAAGCGAGCCGATTTGCCGGAACAAAACGAGAAAGCGGTTTTCGCGCGCATGCAAGCGGAACGTGAGCGCCAGGCCAAACAATATCGAGCAGAAGGCGCCGAAGAAGCCCAGAAGATTCGATCGGAAGCAGAAAAAGACCGGGAGATTATCCTCGCCCAAGCCTACAAAGAGTCGGAAGAGCTTCGTGGCGGCGGGGACGCCAAAGCCTTCCGAATCTATGCCGACGCCTACCGACAGGATCAAAAGTTTTTCGAGTTTACACGTTCGATGGAGGCCTATAAGAGCGCGTTTAAGGACGGCTCAACCCTGGTGATGAGTCCGGACTCGGAATTCTTCCGCTACTTGAAGCAACGCTGA
- the cutA gene encoding divalent-cation tolerance protein CutA: MGTESAEVVVVMVSTANQEEAAKIADLVVQSRLAACASTIPAVRSTYWWEGKIVNDQEVLILMKTTSDKVLSLQEMILKAHSYKVPEIIAISVAHGFQPYLDWVRSEVS; the protein is encoded by the coding sequence ATGGGTACCGAATCCGCTGAGGTAGTTGTTGTCATGGTCAGTACGGCAAATCAAGAGGAAGCAGCAAAGATTGCCGACCTGGTGGTACAGTCTCGCCTTGCGGCTTGTGCATCGACCATTCCCGCAGTTCGGTCAACTTACTGGTGGGAAGGAAAGATTGTGAACGATCAGGAAGTGCTTATTTTAATGAAAACAACATCCGATAAAGTCTTGTCCCTTCAAGAGATGATTCTGAAAGCTCACTCTTATAAGGTGCCTGAAATTATAGCGATTTCTGTCGCACATGGATTTCAGCCGTATCTTGACTGGGTCCGGAGTGAGGTATCCTAG
- a CDS encoding formate--tetrahydrofolate ligase, with protein sequence MTDLEIAQSVTPRPILEIGTQLGINAAELTCYGQDKAKVSLQIMDRLPDKPKGHYVLVTAINPTPLGEGKTTTSIGLAMGLARLGHRAALTLRQPSLGPVFGVKGGGTGGGHAQVIPMEEINLHLTGDAHAVAASHNLLSAFVDNHLFHGNQLSIDPQKVSWPRTLNVNDRALREIVLGEGTGGRHGQFVITEASEIMAVLALAKDQRDLRERLSRIVIGLTTSGRPVKAEELGCVGAMEVLLKDALKPNLVQTLEGTPAFVHTGPFGNIAHGNCSVISDAIALRCADFVVTEAGFGSDLGAEKFFNIKCRVSGYTPTVAVIVATLRALKLHGGGGVAKAGVPLPTSLTGPNQEALSRGIANLEQHVANVRAHGVPVVVAVNAFKDDPQDELDWVCEQSMNMGAVDAAVSTHWADGGKGAEQLASAVAKAVQQPRQFTHLYDVSWPIKKKIQTIAMKMYGAAGVQFEPEVERQIDTAEALGYGNVPVCMAKTPLSLSHDSALKGRPTGFIVPIKELRILAGAGFVTAVCSGIQLMPGLPKKPAGERISLDATSGKIVGLS encoded by the coding sequence TTGACCGACCTCGAAATTGCCCAATCCGTGACCCCTCGTCCCATTCTTGAAATTGGGACTCAGCTGGGGATCAATGCAGCCGAGCTGACCTGCTACGGACAGGATAAGGCCAAAGTTTCGCTGCAGATAATGGATCGGCTTCCTGACAAGCCGAAAGGCCATTATGTCCTGGTTACCGCAATTAATCCTACGCCCCTGGGCGAGGGAAAAACGACGACGTCAATTGGTCTGGCTATGGGGCTTGCCAGGCTGGGCCATCGCGCTGCTCTTACACTGCGCCAGCCCTCGCTCGGTCCGGTGTTTGGAGTGAAGGGTGGTGGCACCGGTGGCGGGCATGCCCAGGTGATTCCCATGGAGGAGATCAACCTTCACCTGACCGGGGATGCCCATGCGGTGGCTGCCAGCCATAATCTGCTCTCTGCCTTTGTAGACAATCACCTGTTTCATGGAAACCAGCTCTCGATTGATCCACAGAAGGTCAGCTGGCCACGAACCTTGAATGTCAACGATCGGGCCCTTCGGGAAATTGTTCTCGGCGAAGGGACGGGCGGACGGCACGGCCAGTTTGTCATTACCGAAGCATCAGAGATCATGGCTGTCTTGGCCTTGGCCAAGGACCAACGAGACCTGCGGGAGCGTCTCAGTCGCATCGTCATTGGGCTGACCACTTCTGGAAGGCCGGTTAAGGCTGAAGAGCTGGGGTGTGTGGGGGCAATGGAGGTCCTTCTGAAGGACGCGTTGAAGCCGAATTTGGTTCAAACCTTGGAAGGAACCCCGGCGTTCGTGCATACGGGTCCCTTCGGGAATATTGCCCACGGCAACTGCTCGGTCATCTCGGACGCGATTGCGTTGCGATGTGCCGATTTCGTTGTGACGGAGGCAGGGTTTGGGAGTGATCTTGGAGCGGAGAAGTTTTTCAACATCAAGTGTCGGGTCTCGGGATATACACCGACGGTGGCGGTAATCGTGGCGACGCTACGGGCGTTGAAACTTCATGGCGGGGGAGGTGTAGCAAAAGCTGGTGTGCCGTTGCCCACAAGCCTGACGGGGCCGAACCAGGAAGCCTTATCAAGGGGTATCGCGAACCTGGAACAACATGTGGCTAATGTACGGGCACATGGAGTACCAGTGGTTGTGGCGGTGAATGCATTCAAGGATGATCCGCAGGACGAACTCGATTGGGTATGTGAACAGTCAATGAACATGGGAGCGGTAGATGCCGCGGTCTCAACGCATTGGGCGGACGGAGGTAAGGGGGCAGAGCAACTAGCGTCCGCTGTGGCGAAAGCTGTCCAGCAGCCGAGGCAGTTCACGCATCTCTATGACGTGTCCTGGCCGATCAAGAAAAAGATTCAAACGATCGCCATGAAAATGTACGGTGCAGCGGGGGTGCAATTCGAGCCTGAGGTTGAACGCCAGATAGATACGGCGGAGGCTCTTGGGTATGGCAACGTGCCGGTCTGTATGGCTAAGACTCCGCTCTCGCTCTCACACGACTCAGCACTCAAGGGGAGACCAACGGGGTTTATCGTTCCAATCAAAGAACTCAGAATCCTGGCTGGGGCTGGATTTGTAACCGCCGTTTGTTCAGGGATTCAGTTGATGCCGGGGTTGCCGAAGAAGCCAGCTGGTGAGCGGATCAGCCTTGATGCGACCAGTGGAAAAATTGTAGGGCTTTCATAA
- a CDS encoding LemA family protein: MTWIPLIIVALGVLLVIGTYNSLVRLKVQSENAWADIDVQLKRRHDLVPNLVETVKGYAGHEKQTLEAVISARNRAMSATTPSAKAEAEGILAQSLKSLFAIAEAYPQLRAVESFTHLQTSLNQIEEALQNARRYYNAVVRDLNTKIQEFPSNMIANLFSFKTREFFELVESAERGVPQVSFEQTH; encoded by the coding sequence ATGACATGGATTCCCTTGATCATTGTGGCATTGGGTGTACTGCTTGTCATCGGTACCTATAACAGCCTGGTGCGGTTGAAGGTTCAGTCTGAGAATGCCTGGGCAGACATCGATGTACAACTCAAGCGACGGCATGATCTCGTTCCCAATCTGGTCGAAACGGTAAAAGGCTATGCAGGCCATGAGAAACAGACCCTCGAAGCGGTAATCTCGGCCCGCAACCGCGCGATGTCAGCGACTACTCCCTCCGCAAAGGCTGAAGCAGAAGGCATATTGGCGCAATCCTTGAAATCCTTGTTTGCCATCGCCGAAGCCTATCCGCAACTGCGTGCGGTCGAAAGCTTCACACACCTCCAGACTTCCCTCAACCAAATAGAAGAAGCCCTGCAGAATGCTCGTCGCTACTACAACGCCGTGGTCCGAGACCTGAACACCAAGATCCAGGAATTCCCTTCCAATATGATCGCAAATCTCTTCAGCTTTAAGACACGTGAATTCTTTGAGCTCGTCGAGAGCGCAGAGCGCGGCGTGCCACAAGTCAGCTTTGAGCAGACACACTGA